The nucleotide window TTTCCTGGTCCGTCTCTGCAGAACAACCACCAATGAAAATCGCAAGCGACAATGGGATTCCATAGAAAAGCTTCTTTTTCACAATCAGGCTCCTCTCTTCCAAACACTCTTGTTCGGATAGGATTATTATTATCTAAAACATACCCAGTCATAATCCTTATAAACGTTAAATCATTTTCTTCAAAAATAAAGAATAGCTGAAAGAAAAGAACAAAAAATAAAGCCAGAAAAGAATTCTATGAGCCCATAACGGGACAAAATCGGCAGCAAAAAGGTCCTTTATAACAATTCATCATTTGCTCTAAACGGGGTAGAACTCAAAAAAAGTTCTTGTAGAATAATTCGGAAATGGTGAGGAAATGCGTAAAAGGTCCCAAAGAGAATGAAGAAACACGAAAAGCATGAAAATGATGAAGGAGGTGATCATATGGCAAAGAAAAAACCAAAGCATGATAAATCCCTTCCAAAAGCGGATGTTGAGTTTGCAGAAGAAAGAGGGAATGGGTTTGAGAAGGTTGCGTTGAAAGCCCAGAGAAAGAACAATAAGTAAGGAATATAAAAAAAAAGAGAAGGAGTCCGGCTAACCGATTTCCTTCTCTCTTTTGTTTTCTATAACGTAATCACTATTGGGCCATTCTTCGTAAGGATGATCGTATGCTCACATTGAGCGACAAAGCTGTTTTCTGTTACATATGTCCATTCGTCGTTTTCATTTTGGAAGACTTCTTCCTCGCGAGTTGAAATGAATGGCTCAAAAGCGATAACCATTCCTTCTTTTAAAAGTTCATCATCCCATGGCTCATGATAATTATAGATGTGATCGGGTGCTTCATGGATTGTTCGGCCGATTCCATGACCGGTAAGATTTTTGATGACAGTCAGACCATTCTTTCTCGCAGTAGCAATGACAGCCTTTCCTAATCCGCTTTTCTTCGAACCAGGTTTCGCTTTTTTCAAACCTGCTTCAAATGCCTCCACAGCTGTTTCGCATATCTTGGTTAAAATGGGGTCACCTGCCCCAACGACAAATGAGATTCCAGTGTCGGCGAAATAACCATTTTTGGAACCGGAAACATCGATATTAACAATATCGCCTTCCTTGATTACACGGCTGCCTGGAATGCCATGTGCCACCTCTTCGTTCACACTTATACATGTATAGCCTGGGAAATTGTACTCCCCCTTTGGTGCTGAAATCGCCCCATGCTCTTCAAACAACCTGCCCGCTATTTCATCCAGTTCCTTTGTGGTGATACCTGGTGCAGTCTTCCCGACTAATTCTTCCCGTATCAAGCCCACAATCCTGCCAATTTCCTTCAAGCCGCTAAAATCTTCTGGTGTTTTCGCAATCATAATATATTTCCTTTCCAATAGCATCGTTTAAAAACTCTAAGATTAGATTATCCTTTTTAGTTATGAAAATCCAACCTTTAGGTTTATTCTTCATATAGATTCAACCTGCTGGCGTGGTAAAAGTGTCAGATTTCTGCCTTTTATGAAAACGATAACAACATGATGGTATCAATATTTTGTTCAATACTCCAAAAACTAAAAAATTGGTACCATAAGCAAAATTCGATGGCTTATAAATGTAAGCCCTTTTTTTTATGATAAAGGTACAAGTTAAGACAACAGCAACTAAGGTGGTGAAGAAATGGAAGTCAAGATTCAACAGCCAGTCGAACAACAAGTCAGTGACACCATAATGGTAGAGCCTACAAAAAAAGAAAAATACAAAAAAATTAAAAAGACAATCATTTCTCAAAAGTATTTGCAGGGGATGACCCTTCTCGGTGTAGTTTGGATGTTCATCTTTAACTATATCCCAATGTACGG belongs to Mesobacillus subterraneus and includes:
- the map gene encoding type I methionyl aminopeptidase codes for the protein MIAKTPEDFSGLKEIGRIVGLIREELVGKTAPGITTKELDEIAGRLFEEHGAISAPKGEYNFPGYTCISVNEEVAHGIPGSRVIKEGDIVNIDVSGSKNGYFADTGISFVVGAGDPILTKICETAVEAFEAGLKKAKPGSKKSGLGKAVIATARKNGLTVIKNLTGHGIGRTIHEAPDHIYNYHEPWDDELLKEGMVIAFEPFISTREEEVFQNENDEWTYVTENSFVAQCEHTIILTKNGPIVITL